Proteins encoded together in one Quercus lobata isolate SW786 chromosome 3, ValleyOak3.0 Primary Assembly, whole genome shotgun sequence window:
- the LOC115979130 gene encoding aspartic proteinase-like isoform X1 has protein sequence MQVFSVNMGHKYLLLAFCLWALTCLLLPASSNGIVRINLKKRPLDLQSITAAKMARKKSGEGVKGIYNYLGSSDEVTVPLKNYLDAQYYGQIGVGTPPQNFTVIFDTGSSNLWVPSSKCFFSIACYFHSKYKSTKSTSYSKIGKSCEINYGSGSISGFFSQDSVEVGNLPVKNQIFIEATREGSLAFLLAKFDGILGLGFQEISVGDAVPVWYNMLRQNLVDDDVFSFWFNRDPNAKEGGEIVFGGVDPKHYKGKHTYVPVTKKGYWQFDMGDFLIGNHSTGICEGGCAAIVDSGTSLLVGPTPVITEINHAIGAEGFVSAECKQVVTQYGDLIWDLLVSGVTPNKVCSQIGLCLFNRARSVIQSVVGRENMNVSLPGDDLLCTACEMTVIWVQTQLRQKGTKDKVLQYVNELCDSLPSPSAEAVIECEKISNMPNVTFTIGEKPFTLTPEQYILRTGEGLSTICISGFMALDVPAPRGPLWILGDVFMGVYHTVFDFGDLQLGFAEAA, from the exons ATGCAAG TGTTTTCAGTAAACATGGGGCATAAGTATCTTCTTCTGGCATTCTGTTTATGGGCTTTAACATGCTTACTTCTTCCTGCTTCTTCAAATGGCATTGTGAGGATTAATTTGAAGAAGCGACCCCTGGATCTTCAAAGTATCACTGCTGCCAAAATGGCAAGAAAAAAGTCAGGAGAGGGTGTGAAGGGCATATACAACTATTTGGGTAGTTCAGATGAAGTGACAGTACCTCTTAAGAACTATTTGGATGCTCAATACTATGGGCAGATTGGAGTTGGCACACCCCCACAGAATTTCACTGTCATATTTGATACAGGAAGTTCCAATCTATGGGTTCCATCATCAAAATGCTTTTTTTCT ATTGCTTGCTATTTCCATTCTAAGTACAAGTCAACCAAGTCCACTTCATATAGCAAGATTG GAAAATCTTGTGAAATAAATTATGGATCTGGATCAATTTCTGGTTTCTTCAGTCAAGACAGTGTTGAAGTTGGGAATCTTCCTGTCAAGAATCAA ATTTTCATTGAGGCTACACGAGAGGGCAGTCTGGCATTTTTGTTAGCAAAGTTTGATGGAATACTTGGGCTTGGGTTTCAAGAGATTTCAGTTGGGGATGCTGTGCCAGTGTG GTACAATATGTTGCGGCAAAATCTGGTAGATGATGACGTTTTCTCATTCTGGTTTAACCGAGATCCAAATGCAAAAGAGGGAGGTGAAATTGTTTTCGGTGGTGTTGATCCAAAGCACTATAAAGGAAAGCATACTTATGTTCCAGTCACTAAAAAGGGCTACTGGCAg TTTGACATGGGAGATTTTCTCATTGGGAACCATTCAACAG GTATCTGCGAGGGTGGTTGTGCTGCTATTGTGGATTCAGGAACGTCCTTACTCGTTGGTCCAACA CCTGTTATCACTGAAATAAACCATGCCATTGGAGCTGAAGGGTTTGTGAGTGCAGAATGTAAACAAGTTGTAACCCAGTACGGAGACTTAATTTGGGATCTCTTAGTATCAGGG GTGACACCTAACAAAGTATGTTCCCAGATTGGTTTATGTCTGTTTAATAGGGCTCG CTCTGTAATACAAAGTGTGGTTGGGAGGGAAAACATGAATGTATCATTGCCTGGGGACGATCTTTTGTGCACTGCTTGTGAAATGACTGTTATTTGGGTCCAGACACAGCTAAGACAAAAGGGAACAAAGGACAAAGTACTTCAATATGTCAATGAG CTGTGTGATAGCTTGCCAAGTCCATCAGCAGAAGCAGTAATAGAATGTGAGAAGATTTCAAACATGCCCAACGTTACATTCACCATCGGAGAAAAACCTTTCACCCTCACTCCTGAACAG TATATTCTGAGAACCGGAGAAGGCCTTTCTACCATCTGCATCAGTGGATTTATGGCTCTAGATGTCCCTGCTCCACGCGGTCCTCTGTG GATTCTTGGAGATGTGTTTATGGGGGTGTACCACACTGTGTTTGATTTTGGTGATCTCCAACTGGGTTTTGCCGAAGCTGCTTAG
- the LOC115979130 gene encoding aspartic proteinase-like isoform X2 yields MGHKYLLLAFCLWALTCLLLPASSNGIVRINLKKRPLDLQSITAAKMARKKSGEGVKGIYNYLGSSDEVTVPLKNYLDAQYYGQIGVGTPPQNFTVIFDTGSSNLWVPSSKCFFSIACYFHSKYKSTKSTSYSKIGKSCEINYGSGSISGFFSQDSVEVGNLPVKNQIFIEATREGSLAFLLAKFDGILGLGFQEISVGDAVPVWYNMLRQNLVDDDVFSFWFNRDPNAKEGGEIVFGGVDPKHYKGKHTYVPVTKKGYWQFDMGDFLIGNHSTGICEGGCAAIVDSGTSLLVGPTPVITEINHAIGAEGFVSAECKQVVTQYGDLIWDLLVSGVTPNKVCSQIGLCLFNRARSVIQSVVGRENMNVSLPGDDLLCTACEMTVIWVQTQLRQKGTKDKVLQYVNELCDSLPSPSAEAVIECEKISNMPNVTFTIGEKPFTLTPEQYILRTGEGLSTICISGFMALDVPAPRGPLWILGDVFMGVYHTVFDFGDLQLGFAEAA; encoded by the exons ATGGGGCATAAGTATCTTCTTCTGGCATTCTGTTTATGGGCTTTAACATGCTTACTTCTTCCTGCTTCTTCAAATGGCATTGTGAGGATTAATTTGAAGAAGCGACCCCTGGATCTTCAAAGTATCACTGCTGCCAAAATGGCAAGAAAAAAGTCAGGAGAGGGTGTGAAGGGCATATACAACTATTTGGGTAGTTCAGATGAAGTGACAGTACCTCTTAAGAACTATTTGGATGCTCAATACTATGGGCAGATTGGAGTTGGCACACCCCCACAGAATTTCACTGTCATATTTGATACAGGAAGTTCCAATCTATGGGTTCCATCATCAAAATGCTTTTTTTCT ATTGCTTGCTATTTCCATTCTAAGTACAAGTCAACCAAGTCCACTTCATATAGCAAGATTG GAAAATCTTGTGAAATAAATTATGGATCTGGATCAATTTCTGGTTTCTTCAGTCAAGACAGTGTTGAAGTTGGGAATCTTCCTGTCAAGAATCAA ATTTTCATTGAGGCTACACGAGAGGGCAGTCTGGCATTTTTGTTAGCAAAGTTTGATGGAATACTTGGGCTTGGGTTTCAAGAGATTTCAGTTGGGGATGCTGTGCCAGTGTG GTACAATATGTTGCGGCAAAATCTGGTAGATGATGACGTTTTCTCATTCTGGTTTAACCGAGATCCAAATGCAAAAGAGGGAGGTGAAATTGTTTTCGGTGGTGTTGATCCAAAGCACTATAAAGGAAAGCATACTTATGTTCCAGTCACTAAAAAGGGCTACTGGCAg TTTGACATGGGAGATTTTCTCATTGGGAACCATTCAACAG GTATCTGCGAGGGTGGTTGTGCTGCTATTGTGGATTCAGGAACGTCCTTACTCGTTGGTCCAACA CCTGTTATCACTGAAATAAACCATGCCATTGGAGCTGAAGGGTTTGTGAGTGCAGAATGTAAACAAGTTGTAACCCAGTACGGAGACTTAATTTGGGATCTCTTAGTATCAGGG GTGACACCTAACAAAGTATGTTCCCAGATTGGTTTATGTCTGTTTAATAGGGCTCG CTCTGTAATACAAAGTGTGGTTGGGAGGGAAAACATGAATGTATCATTGCCTGGGGACGATCTTTTGTGCACTGCTTGTGAAATGACTGTTATTTGGGTCCAGACACAGCTAAGACAAAAGGGAACAAAGGACAAAGTACTTCAATATGTCAATGAG CTGTGTGATAGCTTGCCAAGTCCATCAGCAGAAGCAGTAATAGAATGTGAGAAGATTTCAAACATGCCCAACGTTACATTCACCATCGGAGAAAAACCTTTCACCCTCACTCCTGAACAG TATATTCTGAGAACCGGAGAAGGCCTTTCTACCATCTGCATCAGTGGATTTATGGCTCTAGATGTCCCTGCTCCACGCGGTCCTCTGTG GATTCTTGGAGATGTGTTTATGGGGGTGTACCACACTGTGTTTGATTTTGGTGATCTCCAACTGGGTTTTGCCGAAGCTGCTTAG
- the LOC115979131 gene encoding G patch domain-containing protein 8 produces MSARDKQHHQKEQAYRDSLIEDLADDFRLPINHRPTENVDLDNVEQASLDTQLTSSNIGFRLLQKMGWKGKGLGKDEQGIIEPIRSGIRDPKLGVGKQEQDDFFTAEENIQRRKLDVEVEETEEHAKKREVLAEREQKIQIEVKEIRKVFYCDLCNKQYKLAMEFEAHLSSYDHNHRKRFKEMREMHGTSSRDDRQKREQQRQEREMAKFAQMENARKQQQLQQQQQQQQEDSGSAPVPTEVRVATALTDQEPRKVLKFGFSSKGGTSKNSFGSAAKKKPKVAVASVFGNDSDEEK; encoded by the exons ATGAGTGCTCGAGATAAACAGCACCATCAAAAGGAGCAG GCTTATCGGGACTCCCTTATTGAAGATTTGGCAGATGATTTTCGTTTGCCAATCAATCACAGGCCTACAGAAAATGTAGATCTGGATAATGTGGAACAAGCTTCATTGGACACGCAGTTGACATCATCTAATATTGGTTTTAGGCTTCTTCAAAAAATGGGATGGAAGGGGAAGGGTCTTGGGAAGGATGAGCAAG GAATAATTGAGCCAATAAGATCTGGGATCAGAGATCCAAAATTAGGTGTTGGAAAACAAGAGCAAGATGATTTTTTTACTGCAGAAGAAAATATCCAGCGGAGAAAGCTTGATGTTGAGGTGGAGGAGACTGAAGAACATGCAAAGAAGAGGGAG GTGTTAGCAGAACGTGAGCAGAAAATTCAAATTGAGGTGAAAGAAATACGCAAGGTGTTCTATTGTGATCTATGCAACAAGCAATACAAATTGGCTATGGAATTCGAGGCTCACCTTAGCTCATATGATCACAATCACAGAAAG CGTTttaaagaaatgagagaaatgCATGGTACAAGCAGTCGGGATGATAGGCAAAAACGAGAACAGCAACGTCAGGAGAGAGAAATGGCTAAGTTTGCTCAGAT GGAGAATGCTCGTAAGCAGCAGCAGctgcaacagcaacagcaacagcaacaggAAGATTCTGGGTCTGCTCCAGTTCCCACTGAAGTGAGAGTTGCTACTGCACTCACAGATCAGGAACCGCGGAAGGTGTTGAAGTTTGGTTTTTCTTCTAAAGGTGGTACCTCCAAG AACTCATTTGGTAGTGCTgcaaagaaaaaaccaaaagtaGCTGTTGCATCAGTTTTTGGCAATGATAGTGATGAAGAAAAGTGA